One window of Cervus elaphus chromosome 2, mCerEla1.1, whole genome shotgun sequence genomic DNA carries:
- the LOC122675631 gene encoding serum amyloid A protein-like isoform X1 — protein sequence MRTAIGVCTMKLFTGLILCSLVLGAHSLLSFLGEAFEGTKDMWRAYRDMKEAGYIGADKYFHARGNYDAAQRGPGGAWAAKVISNARENIQGITDPLLKGMTRDQVREDSKADQFANEWGRSGKDPNHFRPPGLPDKY from the exons cACAATGAAGCTCTTCACAGGCCTCATTCTCTGCTCCTTGGTGCTAGGAGCCCACAGCCTGCTTTCCTTCCTTGGTGAGGCTTTTGAAG GGACTAAAGACATGTGGAGAGCCTACAGAGACATGAAAGAAGCCGGGTACataggtgcagacaaatacttCCACGCCCGCGGAAACTATGACGCTGCCCAAAGGGGACCAGGGGGTGCCTGGGCTGCTAAAGTGATCAG TAACGCCAGAGAGAATATTCAGGGAATCACAGACCCTCTGCTTAAGGGCATGACCAGGGACCAGGTACGGGAGGACTCGAAGGCCGACCAGTTTGCCAATGAATGGGGCCGGAGCGGCAAAGACCCCAACCACTTCAGACCTCCTGGCCTGCCTGACAAGTACTGA
- the LOC122675631 gene encoding serum amyloid A protein-like isoform X2 — MKLFTGLILCSLVLGAHSLLSFLGEAFEGTKDMWRAYRDMKEAGYIGADKYFHARGNYDAAQRGPGGAWAAKVISNARENIQGITDPLLKGMTRDQVREDSKADQFANEWGRSGKDPNHFRPPGLPDKY; from the exons ATGAAGCTCTTCACAGGCCTCATTCTCTGCTCCTTGGTGCTAGGAGCCCACAGCCTGCTTTCCTTCCTTGGTGAGGCTTTTGAAG GGACTAAAGACATGTGGAGAGCCTACAGAGACATGAAAGAAGCCGGGTACataggtgcagacaaatacttCCACGCCCGCGGAAACTATGACGCTGCCCAAAGGGGACCAGGGGGTGCCTGGGCTGCTAAAGTGATCAG TAACGCCAGAGAGAATATTCAGGGAATCACAGACCCTCTGCTTAAGGGCATGACCAGGGACCAGGTACGGGAGGACTCGAAGGCCGACCAGTTTGCCAATGAATGGGGCCGGAGCGGCAAAGACCCCAACCACTTCAGACCTCCTGGCCTGCCTGACAAGTACTGA
- the LOC122675646 gene encoding serum amyloid A protein-like isoform X2 — MNLSTSIIFCFLILGVSSQTWGTFLKEAGQGAKDMWRAYRDMKEANYKGADKYFHARGNYDAAQRGPGGAWAAKVISNARENIQGITDPLLKGMTRDQVREDSKADQFANEWGRSGKDPNHFRPPGLPDKY; from the exons ATGAACCTTTCCACCAGCATCATTTTCTGCTTCCTGATCCTGGGTGTCAGCAGCCAGACATGGGGGACATTTCTCAAGGAAGCCGGTCAAG gGGCTAAAGACATGTGGAGAGCCTACAGAGACATGAAGGAAGCCAACTACAAAGGTGCAGACAAGTATTTCCACGCCCGCGGAAACTATGACGCTGCCCAAAGGGGACCAGGGGGTGCCTGGGCTGCTAAAGTGATCAG TAACGCCAGAGAGAATATTCAGGGAATCACAGACCCTCTGCTTAAGGGCATGACCAGGGACCAGGTACGGGAGGACTCGAAGGCCGACCAGTTTGCCAACGAATGGGGCCGGAGCGGCAAAGACCCCAACCACTTCAGACCTCCTGGCCTGCCTGACAAGTACTGA
- the LOC122675646 gene encoding serum amyloid A protein-like isoform X1 — protein MMNLSTSIIFCFLILGVSSQTWGTFLKEAGQGAKDMWRAYRDMKEANYKGADKYFHARGNYDAAQRGPGGAWAAKVISNARENIQGITDPLLKGMTRDQVREDSKADQFANEWGRSGKDPNHFRPPGLPDKY, from the exons AT GATGAACCTTTCCACCAGCATCATTTTCTGCTTCCTGATCCTGGGTGTCAGCAGCCAGACATGGGGGACATTTCTCAAGGAAGCCGGTCAAG gGGCTAAAGACATGTGGAGAGCCTACAGAGACATGAAGGAAGCCAACTACAAAGGTGCAGACAAGTATTTCCACGCCCGCGGAAACTATGACGCTGCCCAAAGGGGACCAGGGGGTGCCTGGGCTGCTAAAGTGATCAG TAACGCCAGAGAGAATATTCAGGGAATCACAGACCCTCTGCTTAAGGGCATGACCAGGGACCAGGTACGGGAGGACTCGAAGGCCGACCAGTTTGCCAACGAATGGGGCCGGAGCGGCAAAGACCCCAACCACTTCAGACCTCCTGGCCTGCCTGACAAGTACTGA